A region of Saccharococcus thermophilus DNA encodes the following proteins:
- the trpE gene encoding anthranilate synthase component I — MGQNRKRKRRTVSYAYRDWFAQYKMLAHEQPYHVLLESGQGGRYSIIGFAPNGIIRATENQLHIVYHGERKRYEGNPLLLLKQWFAGVSLSAADDGVPFQGGVIGYISYDGMRYIERIPSYAKDDLQLPYMYFFIFDDVFVYDHQKQLLHMIVHYRDGEELEADRRLSFYEMCWLQEKKEDICWPFQAKKADPSVSMTKEEFVQAVCRVQQYIAQGDVFQVNLSVRQSKPLLVHPFHIYEQLRAINPSPYMAYIHFPEFQIVSGSPELLVKKRGNDISTRPIAGTRSRGKTKEEDERIAQKLLANEKEIAEHAMLVDLERNDLGRVCQYGTVKVDEWMTIERYSHVMHIVSHVSGKLQQGKDAFDVIQAMFPGGTITGAPKVRTMEIIEELEPVRRGVYTGSIGWIGFNGDMEFNIAIRTMIAKDGMAHVQAGAGIVIDSHPEYEYEECLKKAAALWKAKELSEAEKLYQSMR; from the coding sequence ATGGGACAAAATCGAAAAAGGAAAAGGCGAACGGTTTCTTATGCATACAGAGACTGGTTCGCGCAATATAAGATGCTTGCGCATGAACAGCCATATCACGTTTTGTTAGAAAGCGGTCAAGGCGGACGGTATAGCATCATCGGATTCGCCCCCAATGGCATCATTCGCGCGACGGAAAATCAGCTCCATATTGTTTATCATGGGGAAAGAAAACGGTATGAAGGCAACCCGCTATTATTGTTGAAGCAATGGTTTGCCGGTGTTTCTCTTTCCGCCGCTGATGACGGCGTCCCTTTTCAGGGCGGGGTGATCGGTTATATCAGCTATGATGGTATGCGGTATATTGAAAGAATCCCGTCTTATGCCAAAGACGACTTGCAGCTTCCGTATATGTATTTTTTCATTTTTGACGATGTATTTGTATACGACCATCAAAAGCAGCTGCTGCATATGATTGTTCATTATAGGGACGGAGAAGAATTAGAAGCAGATCGGCGCCTCTCCTTTTATGAGATGTGTTGGCTGCAGGAAAAGAAAGAAGACATTTGCTGGCCATTTCAAGCTAAAAAAGCCGATCCCTCGGTTTCGATGACAAAAGAGGAATTTGTGCAAGCCGTTTGCCGAGTGCAGCAATATATCGCCCAAGGCGATGTATTTCAAGTCAATTTATCGGTGCGCCAGTCAAAGCCGCTATTGGTGCATCCGTTTCATATTTACGAGCAGCTTCGCGCCATCAATCCATCTCCGTATATGGCGTATATTCATTTCCCAGAGTTTCAAATCGTTAGCGGTTCGCCCGAATTGCTTGTCAAAAAACGGGGAAATGACATTAGCACAAGACCGATTGCCGGAACGCGTTCACGCGGGAAAACAAAAGAAGAAGACGAACGGATCGCGCAAAAGTTGCTTGCCAATGAAAAGGAAATCGCTGAACATGCCATGCTCGTCGATTTAGAGCGCAATGATTTGGGACGCGTATGTCAATACGGCACGGTGAAAGTGGATGAGTGGATGACGATTGAACGATACTCTCATGTGATGCATATCGTTTCGCATGTATCTGGAAAACTGCAACAAGGAAAAGATGCGTTTGATGTTATCCAGGCCATGTTTCCTGGCGGCACCATTACTGGCGCACCAAAAGTGCGAACGATGGAAATTATCGAAGAACTCGAGCCGGTACGGCGGGGGGTGTATACCGGTTCGATCGGATGGATCGGATTTAATGGAGATATGGAATTTAACATTGCGATTCGCACGATGATCGCGAAAGACGGCATGGCCCATGTGCAAGCAGGAGCTGGAATTGTCATTGATTCGCATCCGGAATATGAATATGAGGAATGCTTGAAAAAGGCGGCAGCCCTTTGGAAAGCGAAAGAGCTGAGCGAAGCAGAGAAACTATATCAGAGCATGAGGTGA
- the pabA gene encoding aminodeoxychorismate/anthranilate synthase component II has protein sequence MIIMIDNYDSFTYNLVQYLGVLGEELIVKRNDEVTIKEIEKLNPDFLMISPGPCTPNEAGISLEAIAYFAGKIPIFGVCLGHQAIAQVFGGKIVRADRLMHGKTSQVFHDGKTIFSGIPSPFTATRYHSLIVEKETLPDCFEISAWTEENEIMAIRHKTLPVEGVQFHPESIMTSHGMQLLKNFIETYKRVR, from the coding sequence ATGATTATCATGATTGATAATTATGATTCCTTTACATATAACTTAGTGCAATATTTAGGCGTGCTAGGTGAAGAGTTGATCGTGAAACGAAATGACGAAGTGACCATTAAAGAAATAGAGAAGTTAAATCCAGATTTCCTCATGATTTCGCCCGGACCTTGCACACCAAACGAAGCTGGCATCAGCCTCGAAGCGATCGCATATTTCGCTGGGAAAATTCCGATTTTTGGCGTCTGTCTTGGCCATCAAGCGATCGCGCAAGTATTTGGCGGAAAAATCGTTCGCGCCGACCGTTTAATGCACGGCAAGACGTCACAAGTATTTCACGATGGAAAAACGATTTTTAGCGGCATTCCTAGTCCGTTTACCGCTACTCGCTACCATTCCCTTATTGTTGAAAAAGAAACGTTGCCGGATTGCTTCGAAATTTCCGCGTGGACAGAAGAAAACGAAATCATGGCGATCCGCCACAAGACGCTGCCAGTGGAAGGAGTGCAGTTTCACCCAGAGTCGATTATGACCAGTCACGGAATGCAGTTGTTGAAAAACTTTATAGAAACATATAAAAGGGTTCGATAG
- the folB gene encoding dihydroneopterin aldolase: MDKIYLQRMEFYGYHGVLPEENMLGQRFIVDVTLETNLQKAGKSDRLEDTINYAEVYNICRHIVEKKKFALIEAVAETIAGGILSSFPAVIRCTVKVTKPNPPIPGHYESVAVEIVRGR; the protein is encoded by the coding sequence ATCGATAAAATTTATCTTCAACGTATGGAGTTTTATGGGTATCACGGCGTTCTTCCGGAAGAAAATATGCTTGGACAACGCTTTATCGTCGATGTCACCCTAGAAACGAATTTACAAAAAGCTGGAAAGAGCGATCGGTTAGAAGATACGATTAATTACGCGGAAGTGTACAATATTTGCCGCCATATTGTTGAGAAAAAAAAGTTCGCGCTGATTGAAGCAGTAGCAGAGACGATCGCTGGGGGAATTTTGTCTTCTTTCCCAGCCGTTATTCGCTGTACGGTGAAAGTCACCAAACCAAATCCGCCTATTCCAGGCCATTATGAATCCGTAGCAGTAGAAATTGTAAGGGGTCGTTAA
- the lysS gene encoding lysine--tRNA ligase, producing the protein MSHEELNDQLLVRREKLKKLQEMGVDPFGKRFERTHKAQELFDLYGDLSKEELEERQIQVAVAGRIMTKRGKGKAGFAHIQDVTGQIQIYVRKDDVGEDQYELFKISDLGDIIGVRGTVFKTKVGELSIKVSSYEFLTKSLRPLPEKYHGLKDIEQRYRQRYLDLIMNPESKNTFITRSLIIQSMRRYLDSHGYLEVETPMMHTIAGGAAARPFITHHNALDMPLYMRIAIELHLKRLIVGGLEKVYEIGRVFRNEGISTRHNPEFTMLELYEAYADFRDIMKLTENLIAHIAQEVLGTTKIQYGEHIVDLTPEWKRLHMVDAIKEYVGIDFWKQMSDEEARELAKEHGVEIAPHMTFGHIVNEFFEQKVEDKLIQPTFIYGHPVEISPLAKKNPDDPRFTDRFELFIVGREHANAFTELNDPIDQRERFEAQLKEREQGNDEAHEMDEDFLEALEYGMPPTGGLGIGVDRLVMLLTNSPSIRDVLLFPQMRHK; encoded by the coding sequence ATGAGTCACGAAGAATTAAACGATCAATTACTCGTCCGTAGAGAGAAACTAAAAAAACTGCAGGAAATGGGAGTAGATCCATTCGGAAAACGGTTTGAACGCACACATAAAGCGCAAGAGCTGTTTGATTTATATGGCGATTTGTCGAAAGAAGAACTCGAAGAGCGGCAAATACAAGTGGCCGTCGCGGGACGGATTATGACAAAACGCGGCAAAGGGAAAGCGGGGTTTGCCCATATCCAAGATGTGACGGGGCAAATTCAAATTTACGTTCGCAAAGATGATGTCGGCGAAGACCAATACGAGCTTTTTAAAATTTCCGATTTAGGCGATATTATCGGCGTTCGTGGAACCGTATTTAAAACAAAAGTAGGGGAGCTTTCGATTAAAGTATCGTCTTACGAATTTTTAACGAAATCGCTGCGCCCGCTTCCAGAGAAATATCATGGCTTAAAAGATATTGAACAGCGCTACCGTCAGCGGTATTTAGACTTAATTATGAACCCAGAAAGCAAAAATACATTTATTACCCGCAGTTTAATTATTCAATCGATGCGGCGCTACCTGGATAGCCATGGTTATTTGGAAGTAGAAACGCCGATGATGCATACTATTGCTGGGGGAGCGGCAGCGCGTCCGTTTATCACCCATCACAACGCACTAGATATGCCGTTGTATATGCGAATTGCGATTGAGCTCCATTTGAAACGTTTAATTGTCGGCGGTTTGGAAAAAGTATATGAAATTGGACGCGTTTTTCGTAATGAAGGCATTTCGACACGGCACAATCCAGAGTTTACGATGCTGGAACTATACGAAGCATATGCCGATTTCCGCGATATTATGAAGTTGACGGAGAATCTGATCGCCCATATCGCGCAGGAAGTATTAGGGACGACCAAAATTCAATATGGCGAGCATATAGTGGATTTAACGCCAGAATGGAAACGGCTCCACATGGTCGATGCAATTAAAGAATACGTCGGTATTGACTTTTGGAAGCAAATGAGCGATGAGGAAGCGCGGGAGTTAGCGAAAGAACACGGTGTAGAAATAGCGCCGCATATGACGTTTGGGCATATTGTCAATGAATTTTTCGAGCAAAAAGTAGAGGACAAGCTCATTCAGCCAACATTTATTTACGGCCATCCGGTAGAAATCTCGCCGTTAGCGAAGAAAAATCCAGATGATCCACGCTTTACGGATCGTTTTGAACTGTTTATCGTCGGCCGTGAACACGCAAATGCCTTTACCGAATTAAACGATCCAATCGACCAGCGCGAACGCTTTGAAGCGCAATTAAAAGAGCGTGAACAAGGAAATGACGAAGCGCATGAGATGGATGAAGACTTCCTTGAAGCACTTGAATACGGAATGCCGCCAACAGGTGGTTTAGGTATTGGTGTGGACCGTCTTGTGATGTTATTAACCAATTCTCCGTCTATTCGCGATGTATTGTTATTCCCACAAATGCGTCATAAATAA
- the folP gene encoding dihydropteroate synthase: MNVASATSLVLRCGDYELDLRKKTMIMGIVNVTPDSFSDGGRFYDVDRAVEHAKRLVADGADIIDIGGESTRPGAEKVSLEEELRRVIPVVKAIAKEVKVPISIDTYKAEVAKQAIEAGAHIINDVWGAKADAKMAEVAASYDVPIILMHNRHHLEYQDLISDMIADLMESVAIVKRAGVKDENIILDPGIGFAKTFEHNLEVMRRLDEFTRLGYPLLLGTSRKRFIGHVLDLPVDERVEGTGATVCLGIAKGAHIVRVHDVLPIARMAKMMDAMLGKGVEGDR; the protein is encoded by the coding sequence ATGAACGTGGCAAGTGCAACTTCTCTTGTACTGCGTTGCGGGGATTATGAGTTAGATTTACGTAAAAAAACAATGATCATGGGAATCGTCAACGTCACACCTGATTCTTTTTCTGACGGTGGACGGTTTTATGATGTTGACCGCGCTGTCGAGCACGCCAAACGGCTGGTGGCAGACGGGGCCGATATCATTGATATCGGCGGTGAGTCGACTCGTCCGGGGGCGGAAAAAGTATCGTTGGAAGAAGAATTGCGCCGCGTCATTCCAGTCGTAAAGGCTATTGCGAAAGAAGTGAAGGTTCCGATTTCTATTGATACGTATAAAGCGGAAGTCGCCAAACAGGCCATTGAAGCGGGGGCCCATATCATTAACGATGTATGGGGAGCCAAAGCGGATGCAAAAATGGCGGAAGTCGCCGCTTCCTACGATGTTCCGATTATTTTAATGCATAACCGTCATCATTTAGAGTATCAAGACTTAATTTCCGATATGATCGCAGATTTGATGGAAAGCGTTGCGATCGTAAAACGTGCGGGTGTGAAGGATGAAAACATTATTTTAGATCCAGGTATCGGATTTGCGAAAACATTTGAACATAACCTAGAAGTCATGCGCCGTTTAGACGAATTTACCCGGCTCGGATACCCACTGCTGCTTGGAACGTCCCGCAAGCGGTTTATTGGACATGTGTTGGACTTGCCAGTTGATGAGCGGGTCGAAGGAACAGGAGCAACGGTATGCCTTGGTATTGCGAAGGGCGCTCATATCGTGCGCGTGCATGATGTATTGCCGATTGCGCGAATGGCGAAAATGATGGATGCGATGTTAGGAAAAGGGGTGGAGGGCGATCGATAA
- the pabC gene encoding aminodeoxychorismate lyase, producing the protein MYVYINGDIVHKNEARISPFDHGFLYGLGVFETFRTYDGHPFLLDDHLERLNGSLQEMNIAKVFTRDEVKEILYRLLEVNGLRNAYVRLNVSAGIGDIGLQTDAYDAPTIIMYMKPLSAPSFTKGKVGIILKARRNTPEGTERLKSHHYLNNMIGKREIGSRTDAEGMFLNEQGYVAEGIVSNIFWVKNETVYTPAIRTGILNGVTRQFVLAMLRALNIAYEEGFYPLTHLKQADEIFVTNSIQEIVPIYQIGDRAYPGADGIITSLLQKHYKRFTPFLWTRQELTERIGDQ; encoded by the coding sequence ATGTACGTATATATCAATGGAGATATCGTCCATAAAAATGAAGCGCGCATTTCTCCATTTGACCACGGTTTTTTATACGGGCTTGGCGTATTTGAAACGTTTCGCACTTATGATGGCCATCCGTTTTTGCTCGATGACCATTTGGAGCGGTTAAACGGCAGCTTGCAGGAGATGAATATTGCCAAGGTTTTTACTCGCGATGAAGTGAAAGAAATACTTTATCGATTATTAGAAGTGAACGGGTTAAGAAATGCCTATGTTCGCTTGAATGTTTCCGCAGGCATTGGCGATATTGGTTTGCAAACGGATGCTTACGATGCACCGACGATTATTATGTATATGAAGCCTTTGTCTGCCCCATCCTTTACGAAAGGAAAAGTAGGAATCATTTTAAAAGCGAGACGAAATACCCCGGAGGGAACCGAACGGTTAAAATCGCACCATTATCTCAACAATATGATCGGGAAACGGGAAATTGGCAGCCGTACGGATGCAGAAGGAATGTTTTTGAATGAACAAGGATATGTCGCCGAGGGAATCGTTTCGAACATTTTTTGGGTGAAAAACGAGACGGTATACACTCCGGCAATTCGTACAGGAATTCTAAATGGCGTCACAAGACAGTTTGTGCTTGCGATGTTGAGGGCGCTAAACATCGCTTATGAGGAAGGGTTTTATCCACTAACGCATCTAAAGCAAGCCGATGAAATCTTTGTGACCAATTCGATTCAGGAAATTGTTCCGATTTATCAAATCGGGGACCGCGCCTATCCAGGCGCCGATGGGATCATTACGTCATTACTGCAGAAACATTATAAACGTTTTACGCCTTTTTTATGGACAAGACAAGAATTGACAGAAAGGATTGGGGACCAATGA
- the dusB gene encoding tRNA dihydrouridine synthase DusB, with the protein MFKIGDVEIKNRVVLAPMAGVCNSAFRLTVKEFGAGLVCAEMVSDKGIVYNNEKTLEMLYIDEREKPLSLQIFGGEKETLVKAAKFVDKNTNADIIDINMGCPVPKITKCDAGAKWLLDPNKIYDVVAAIVDAVEKPVTVKMRIGWDENHIYAVENAQAVERAGGKAVAVHGRTRVQMYEGKADWNIIKQVKEAVNIPVIGNGDVKTPQDAKRMLEETGVDGVMIGRAALGNPWVIYRTVRYLETGELIPEPTAREKVDVCLLHLDRLIALKGEHIAVKEMRKHAAWYLKGVRGAAKIRNAINECETREQLETLLLHFVEEVENRSETDAQAV; encoded by the coding sequence ATGTTTAAAATCGGCGATGTAGAAATTAAAAACCGTGTCGTTCTTGCGCCAATGGCCGGAGTGTGCAATTCCGCATTTCGCCTTACGGTGAAAGAATTCGGTGCAGGGCTTGTTTGTGCGGAAATGGTAAGCGATAAAGGAATTGTCTACAATAATGAAAAGACGTTAGAAATGTTATATATTGACGAGCGAGAAAAGCCGTTAAGCCTGCAAATTTTTGGCGGGGAAAAAGAAACGCTTGTCAAAGCGGCCAAATTTGTCGACAAAAACACGAATGCCGATATCATTGACATTAATATGGGATGCCCTGTCCCGAAAATTACGAAATGTGATGCGGGGGCGAAATGGCTTTTAGATCCAAATAAAATTTATGATGTGGTTGCCGCTATTGTAGACGCGGTGGAAAAGCCAGTAACCGTAAAAATGCGGATCGGTTGGGATGAAAATCATATTTATGCGGTAGAGAATGCCCAAGCAGTCGAACGGGCTGGCGGTAAAGCAGTCGCAGTCCATGGACGAACAAGAGTGCAGATGTACGAAGGCAAAGCAGATTGGAATATCATTAAACAAGTAAAAGAAGCGGTCAACATCCCTGTGATCGGAAACGGCGACGTAAAAACCCCGCAAGATGCAAAACGGATGTTGGAGGAAACAGGGGTTGACGGAGTAATGATTGGCCGCGCGGCCCTCGGGAATCCATGGGTCATCTACCGTACTGTTCGCTATCTAGAAACAGGAGAGCTAATTCCAGAACCAACGGCAAGAGAAAAGGTTGATGTATGCCTTTTGCATTTAGACCGTTTAATTGCGTTAAAAGGGGAACATATTGCCGTCAAGGAAATGCGCAAACATGCGGCATGGTATTTAAAAGGAGTGCGCGGTGCGGCAAAAATCCGCAACGCGATTAACGAATGCGAAACTCGCGAACAACTTGAAACGCTACTGCTTCATTTTGTCGAAGAAGTGGAAAACAGATCGGAAACAGATGCACAGGCTGTATAA
- the hslO gene encoding Hsp33 family molecular chaperone HslO yields MGDYLVKALAYDGQVRAYAARTTETVGEAQRRHQTWPTASAALGRALTAGVMMGAMLKGDETLTIKIDGGGPIGTILVDSNAKGEVRGYVANPHVHFELNEHGKLDVARAVGKNGMLTVVKDLGLRDFFTGQVPIISGELGEDFTYYFASSEQVPSSVGVGVLVNPDNTILAAGGFIIQLMPGTEEKTIEQIEQRLQTIPPVSKMIESGLTPEEILEKLLGKGNVKVLETLPVAFVCRCSRERIADALISLGPQEIQDIIDKEGYAEASCHFCNETYHFTKEELKQLKQIADAKAE; encoded by the coding sequence ATGGGAGATTACTTAGTAAAAGCGTTAGCTTATGACGGACAAGTAAGAGCGTACGCGGCCCGCACGACAGAAACGGTTGGCGAAGCACAGCGCCGCCACCAAACGTGGCCGACCGCCTCCGCAGCACTTGGCCGAGCGCTTACCGCGGGAGTGATGATGGGGGCGATGTTAAAAGGTGACGAAACATTAACGATTAAAATTGACGGCGGCGGTCCGATCGGCACCATTCTGGTGGACAGCAACGCGAAAGGAGAGGTACGCGGGTATGTCGCCAATCCACATGTGCACTTTGAGTTAAACGAACATGGAAAATTAGATGTGGCGAGAGCCGTAGGAAAAAACGGGATGTTAACGGTCGTGAAAGACCTAGGACTGCGTGATTTTTTTACTGGACAAGTACCGATTATTTCCGGGGAACTTGGTGAGGATTTTACGTACTATTTTGCTTCTTCGGAACAAGTTCCATCTTCTGTCGGGGTCGGTGTACTTGTGAATCCAGACAATACCATATTGGCGGCAGGAGGCTTTATCATCCAGCTGATGCCGGGAACGGAAGAGAAGACGATTGAACAAATCGAACAGCGTTTACAAACGATTCCTCCGGTTTCGAAAATGATCGAAAGCGGGCTAACACCGGAGGAAATTTTAGAGAAGCTGCTTGGGAAGGGAAATGTCAAAGTGCTAGAAACACTTCCGGTTGCGTTTGTTTGCCGCTGTTCACGGGAACGAATTGCCGATGCGTTGATCAGTTTAGGGCCGCAGGAAATTCAAGATATTATTGATAAAGAAGGATATGCCGAAGCGTCGTGCCATTTTTGCAATGAAACGTACCACTTCACCAAAGAGGAGCTCAAGCAGCTGAAACAGATTGCAGATGCGAAAGCAGAATAA
- a CDS encoding type III pantothenate kinase, with amino-acid sequence MIFVLDVGNTNTVLGVYDGDDLKHHWRIETSRSKTEDEYGMTIKALLNHVGLQFSDIDGIIISSVVPPIMFALERMCLKYFHIKPIIVGPGIKTGLNIKYDNPREVGADRIVNAVAGIHLYGSPLIIVDFGTATTYCYINEHKQYMGGAIAPGIMISTEALFARAAKLPRIEIARPDDIIGKNTVSAMQAGILYGYVGQVEGIVSRMKAKSPVPPKVIATGGLASLIASESDVIDIVDPFLTLTGLKILYEKNVDKKQ; translated from the coding sequence ATGATTTTTGTGTTAGATGTTGGCAATACGAATACAGTGTTAGGGGTATATGACGGGGATGATTTAAAGCATCATTGGCGCATTGAAACAAGCCGCAGCAAAACGGAAGATGAATACGGCATGACGATCAAGGCGCTATTGAACCATGTCGGGCTTCAGTTTTCCGACATTGATGGCATTATTATTTCTTCCGTTGTTCCGCCAATTATGTTTGCGCTTGAGCGCATGTGTTTAAAATACTTCCATATTAAGCCGATTATCGTCGGACCAGGTATTAAAACGGGGCTAAATATTAAATACGACAATCCAAGGGAAGTTGGAGCCGACCGGATTGTCAATGCGGTGGCCGGCATTCATTTATACGGCAGCCCGCTCATTATTGTCGATTTCGGTACGGCGACAACGTATTGTTATATTAATGAACATAAACAATATATGGGGGGCGCGATTGCTCCAGGGATTATGATTTCGACGGAGGCGCTGTTTGCGCGGGCAGCGAAATTGCCGCGCATCGAAATTGCCCGTCCTGACGATATTATCGGGAAAAATACGGTTAGTGCGATGCAGGCGGGAATTTTGTATGGCTATGTAGGGCAAGTAGAAGGCATTGTGTCGCGGATGAAGGCAAAAAGCCCTGTTCCGCCAAAAGTGATTGCGACAGGAGGATTAGCGTCCTTAATTGCTAGCGAATCCGATGTCATTGATATTGTAGATCCATTTTTGACCTTGACTGGATTAAAAATTTTATATGAGAAAAACGTCGACAAAAAACAATGA
- a CDS encoding helix-turn-helix domain-containing protein: MEAEKWGRRIRAFRKLKGFTQERLAKELGISVSILGEIERGNRFPSEQLIQQIAERLNISVKELAPPQLEE, translated from the coding sequence ATGGAAGCAGAAAAATGGGGAAGACGTATTCGCGCTTTTCGAAAGCTAAAAGGATTTACACAAGAAAGGTTAGCAAAGGAACTGGGGATTTCCGTATCGATACTGGGGGAAATTGAACGAGGAAATCGCTTTCCGTCGGAGCAATTAATCCAACAAATTGCCGAACGGTTAAATATATCTGTAAAGGAGCTAGCTCCGCCGCAGTTAGAAGAATAG
- the cysK gene encoding cysteine synthase A: MARTVNSVTELIGDTPAVKLNRIVDEDSADVYLKLEFMNPGSSVKDRIALAMIEAAEKEGKLKPGDTIVEPTSGNTGIGLAMVAAAKGYKAVLVMPDTMSLERRNLLRAYGAELVLTPGSQGMRGAIEKAEELVREHGYFMPQQFKNEANPEIHRLTTGKEIVEQMGDQLDAFIAGVGTGGTITGAGQVLREKYPNIKIYAVEPADSPVLSGGKPGPHKIQGIGAGFVPDILDTNIYDEVITVTTEEAFAAARRAAREEGILGGISSGAAIHAALKVAKQLGKGKKVLAIIPSNGERYLSTPLYQFEE; encoded by the coding sequence ATGGCAAGAACAGTAAACTCCGTAACAGAATTGATCGGTGATACGCCAGCAGTGAAACTAAACCGCATTGTCGATGAAGACAGTGCCGACGTTTATCTAAAACTCGAATTTATGAATCCAGGAAGCAGCGTCAAAGACCGGATTGCCTTGGCGATGATTGAAGCGGCGGAAAAAGAAGGAAAATTAAAACCAGGCGATACGATTGTCGAGCCGACAAGCGGAAATACAGGAATTGGGTTGGCAATGGTTGCTGCCGCCAAAGGCTATAAAGCGGTTTTAGTCATGCCAGACACGATGAGTTTAGAGCGCCGTAATTTATTGCGCGCATATGGCGCCGAATTAGTGCTTACGCCGGGAAGCCAAGGAATGCGCGGCGCCATTGAAAAGGCGGAAGAATTGGTCAGAGAGCATGGCTATTTTATGCCGCAACAGTTTAAAAATGAGGCTAACCCAGAAATTCACCGCTTAACGACAGGGAAAGAAATTGTTGAGCAAATGGGCGATCAATTAGATGCGTTCATTGCCGGCGTCGGTACGGGCGGAACGATTACCGGAGCAGGGCAAGTTCTTCGTGAAAAATATCCAAACATTAAAATTTATGCTGTAGAGCCTGCTGATTCGCCGGTATTATCAGGCGGAAAACCAGGCCCTCACAAAATTCAAGGAATCGGAGCCGGATTTGTGCCAGACATTTTAGATACAAACATTTACGATGAAGTCATTACGGTGACAACGGAAGAAGCGTTTGCCGCCGCTCGCCGCGCTGCCCGCGAAGAAGGAATTCTTGGTGGAATTTCTTCTGGCGCTGCCATTCATGCCGCGTTGAAAGTAGCGAAACAACTTGGAAAGGGAAAGAAAGTATTGGCGATTATCCCAAGCAATGGCGAACGCTACTTAAGCACACCGCTTTACCAATTCGAAGAGTAA
- the folK gene encoding 2-amino-4-hydroxy-6-hydroxymethyldihydropteridine diphosphokinase, producing MENCAYIALGSNIGNRLYYLREAVKALDSHEQISVIATSSIYETEPVGYINQDKFLNMVIKITTVLSPFALLEVTQKIEQRFGRKREIRWGPRTLDLDILLYNHENIETEQLIIPHPRMTERAFVMIPLLELNHHIHIPNVSQCLEDLIDQLPDREGVHVWKQKNGEDVFALFES from the coding sequence ATGGAAAATTGTGCGTATATTGCGTTAGGGTCTAATATTGGTAACCGCCTATATTATTTGCGAGAAGCAGTCAAGGCATTGGACAGCCATGAGCAAATTTCTGTCATTGCTACCTCGTCTATTTACGAGACAGAGCCAGTCGGTTACATCAACCAAGATAAGTTTTTAAATATGGTTATCAAAATTACTACTGTCCTTTCTCCTTTTGCATTGCTTGAGGTGACGCAAAAAATCGAACAAAGATTTGGAAGAAAGAGGGAAATACGCTGGGGACCACGAACGTTAGACCTTGACATTTTACTATATAATCATGAAAATATTGAAACAGAGCAGCTTATCATTCCACACCCGCGTATGACGGAACGTGCGTTTGTGATGATTCCGTTATTGGAATTAAATCATCATATTCATATCCCAAATGTTTCCCAATGCTTGGAAGACCTCATAGATCAACTACCTGATAGAGAAGGAGTTCATGTATGGAAGCAGAAAAATGGGGAAGACGTATTCGCGCTTTTCGAAAGCTAA